Proteins co-encoded in one Garra rufa chromosome 7, GarRuf1.0, whole genome shotgun sequence genomic window:
- the LOC141338833 gene encoding protein NLRC3-like, protein MVIKCWPFYLPREYTAIPLCAVYIPPTSNNYRSEALYELYQHISEQQTAHPDAFLIVAGDFNHADLKRPTFPVASERLKDSTPEEYSVRSGSHVSSSVSVKSDRSKGQPPNFSEETPSATERNHKDFTDKLPGIFQDLEKKIIEFLKNELDMFKKILQKENMQYMKDFNENRCSMKEAALDLTLYFLREMKQNEVANTLEDELTFVHQLKCSLKKKYQCVFEGIAKQGDSTLLNNIYTDLYITQGCSEQVNTEHEVRQIEVASRRHESQEIQVECKHMFKAPEQDKQIRTVLTKGVAGIGKSVSVQKFVLDWAEGKENQDISFIFPLPFREMNLKEKEKLSLLDLITQFFPETKGLNLTRRNQCKVLFILDGLDECRLPVNFKDNEMLHDVSSPVSLDVLLTNLIKGNLLPSALIWITTRPAAASKIPPDCIDRLTEIRGFNDAQKEEYFRKRITDENLAKEIIDHVKQSKSLFIMCHIPVFCWISATVLQNILVKKRNNVVKNNQADDVSKTLQESNTEDTPKTLTQMYTHFLRFHIQQSRRKYDGEYTPNVSWDKDAIFSLGKLAFHQLERNNVIFYDTDLEACGIDVYKASVYSGMCTQIFKEETGIVLGTMYCFVHLSIQEFIAALYAHLFLNIKKRSMFVHESTEQENKSETMIDLLKTAVDKALESDNGHLDLFLRFLLGLSLQSNQRLLQGLLTQQNGNDQSKKEIVQYIKQKLEANLSPERSINLFYCLNELNDQTLVKDIQTHLSKGSLSSADLSPAQWSALAFVLLTSEEELEEFELQKFKKSDECLIRLSAVIKTSKRAL, encoded by the exons ATGGTTATTAAGTGCTGGCCGTTCTACCTACCGAGGGAATATACAGCTATACCGCTGTGTGCTGTGTACATCCCTCCCACCTCCAACAACTACAGGAGCGAGGCACTATATGAACTGTATCAGCACATCAGTGAGCAGCAAACAGCTCACCCAGATGCTTTTCTCATCGTGGCTGGGGATTTCAATCATGCAGACTTAAAGA GGCCAACCTTTCCCGTGGCATCAGAGAGGCTAAAAGACAGTACTCCAGAGGAATA TAGTGTAAGATCAGGCTCTCATGtgtccagctctgtgtctgtgaagagtgaccgGTCAAAAGGTCAACCACCGAACTTCAGTGAGGAAACACCATCAGCTACTGAAAG GAACCACAAGGATTTCACAGACAAACTCCCTGGAATCTTCCAG GATCTTGAGAAGAAAATAATAGAATTTCTAAAGAATGAGCTGGACAtgtttaagaaaatattacaaaaagagaACATGCAATACATGAAAGACTTTAATGAGAACAGATGCAGTATGAAAGAAGCAGCTCTTGATCTCACGCTCTACTTCCTGAGAGAGATGAAGCAAAATGAAGTTGCTAATACTCTAGAAG aTGAGCTGACCTTCGTTCATCAGCTAAAATGCAGCCTAAAGAAGAAATATCAGTGTGTGTTTGAAGGAATTGCAAAGCAAGGTGACTCTACTCTTCTGAATAACATCTACACAGATCTCTATATCACTCAGGGTTGTAGTGAACAGGTCAATACTGAACATGAGGTAAGACAGATTGAAGTTGCTTCCAGACGTCATGAATCACAAGAAATACAGGTTGAGTGCAAACATATGTTTAAAGCACCTGAACAAGACAAGCAGATCAGAACTGTACTGACAAAAGGAGTTGCTGGCATCGGAAAAtcagtctctgtgcaaaagtttgttcTGGATTGGGCCGAAGGAAAAGAAAATCAAGATATCAGCTTCATATTTCCTCTTCCATTCAGAGAGATGAATTTAAAGGAGAAAGAAAAACTAAGTTTGTTGGACCTTATAACTCAGTTTTTCCCAGAAACAAAAGGACTAAACCTTACAAGAAGAAATCAGTGCAAAGTCTTGTTCATCCTCGATGGATTGGATGAATGCCGACTTCCTGTAAACTTTAAGGATAATGAGATGTTGCATGATGTATCTTCACCAGTCTCTCTGGATGTTCTTCTGACAAACCTCATCAAGGGaaatctgcttccttctgctctcatctggatcaccaccagaccagcagctgccagtaagattcctcctgactgtatcgaccggctgacagagatacgaggattcaatgatgcacaaaaggaggagtacttcagaaaaagaatcacggatgagaatctggccaaagaaatcatcgatcatgttaaacaatcaaagagtctctttatcatgtgccacatcccagtcttctgctggatttcagccactgttcttcagaacatTTTAGTGAAGAAAAGAAATAATGTTGTGAAAAACAATCAGGCTGATGATGTCTCCAAAACACTGCAGGAGTCAAATACTGAAGACACTCCCAAGactctgacacaaatgtacacacactttctcagatttcatatccagcagagcagacgaaaatatgatggagaatatacaccaaatgtttcctgggataaagatgccatcttttcactggggaaactggcatttcatcagctggaaagaaacaatgtgatcttctatgacacagatctggaagcctgtggtattgacgtctataaggcatcagtgtattcaggcatgtgtacccagatctttaaggaggaaactgggattgttcttggtaccatgtactgctttgttcacttgagcattcaagagTTTATTGCAGCTCTTTATGCACATCTGTTTCTAAACATAAAGAAGAGAAGTATGTTTGTTCATGAGTCTACAGAACAGGAAAACAAAAGTGAAACCATGATTGATTTGCtcaagactgcagtggacaaggcattagagagtgataatggacatctggatcttttTCTTCGATTTCTCCTTGGTTTGTCACTCCAGTCCAATCAGAGACTCTTACAGGGTCTGTTGACACAGCAAAATGGAAATGACCAGAGCAAAAAGGAAATAGTTCAGTACATCAAGCAGAAATTAGAAGCTAATCTGTCTCcagagagatccatcaatctgttctactgtctgaatgaactgaacgaccaaactctggtgaaagacattcagacccaccttagcaaaggaagtctctcatctgctgatctttcacctgcccagtggtctgctttggcctttgtgttgttgacatcagaggaggagctggaggagtttgagcttcagaaattcaagaaatcagaCGAGTGTCTCATTAGATTATCAGCAGTCATCAAAACCTCCAAAAGAGCTCTGTAA
- the LOC141338832 gene encoding cyclin-L1-like yields MAAATGALLPGEGLVIAGKLYSGVALTLDNSLLPPESVHCSPSRAHGLSTRTEEQLRNRVCEMIQSAGILLRLPQVAMATAQILFHRFFYCKSFVRHCAETVAMACLQLASKIEEEPRRVRDVLNVFHHLRHAAGHRRVSPMLLDDGYISRKSDVIKAERRVLKELGFCVHVKHPHKVRPPHSYMHGLLFSPQTVYASMHFFC; encoded by the exons ATGGCGGCGGCCACCGGAGCTCTTCTGCCCGGTGAAGGGCTCGTGATCGCGGGTAAACTCTACTCGGGTGTCGCGCTCACTCTGGACaata GCCTGCTGCCCCCCGAGAGCGTGCACTGCAGCCCCTCGCGCGCACACGGACTGTCCACGCGCACAGAGGAGCAGCTTCGGAACCGCGTGTGTGAGATGATCCAGAGCGCGGGAATCCTGCTCCGCTTGCCTCAG GTTGCCATGGCAACGGCCCAGATCCTGTTCCATCGCTTCTTCTACTGCAAATCATTCGTCAGACACTGTGCCGAG ACGGTGGCCATGGCGTGTCTCCAGCTGGCGTCTAAGATCGAGGAGGAGCCGCGGCGGGTGAGGGACGTGCTGAACGTCTTCCACCACCTCAGACACGCCGCAGGACACAG GCGAGTCAGTCCCATGCTGCTGGACGACGGCTACATCAGCCGCAAGAGTGACGTGATCAAAGCAGAGCGCCGCGTCCTGAAAGAGCTGGGCTTCTGTGTCCACGTCAAACACCCGCACAAGGTCAGGCCGCCGCATTCTTACATGCATGGGTTGCTTTTTAGCCCACAAACAGTTTACGCAAGTATGCACTTTTTTTGCTAA